Genomic window (Centroberyx gerrardi isolate f3 chromosome 9, fCenGer3.hap1.cur.20231027, whole genome shotgun sequence):
agatagtcatggaattctggacaaaatcatatctgacaataaaaatattctcagatttgggtccaagagacaaaatctcattaaatgggggtctgtggctctaatgtggactaaattaggggtccttgatatgaaaaaggttgagaatcacctgaattcaccccttaatgcATGCataatccccttaaaattagtgaagggagttattaatggaggagaccccatcaagaCACCCCCTTCATTTTAACTTCTTACTTTCTAAAATAATGAAAGATTACAGGAGACAGGAATTTTctattaataactcattaataaccttgtaaaccatgcacaaaaggcatttaAAAAATCCCATAACTACTAATCAAACtgtgaataaatcccttaaaaatcCATGATACTAGCCcttactttttttaaaactatgtTATTTtaaatggataattaatgttaaaattaaggacatttaagGGATAAAttgaaggggtttggtttcatagtgtttgttttcattgatATGCTTCCTTGTTTTGGACCCTCTCTGTGCCTGCATATTCCTAAAACCTCTCAAACCGGGAGATAGGAGGGAAAAAAGTTCCATTGCCCCTGGGCAGAGCTATATTTTAGGAGGAGATTCAGTCTGCCGTCTATGTCACTGTCTCTTGACCTTACGTTTAAAAATGGAAGCGCACGGGATACTCGGGGAGGGAATGTTTATACAACGACAGCCTATCGCTGCCTCGGGCTCCAAGAGTCATACCAGGGCACGGCAGTGTTTACACAGCGAGGGCCAATCGCTTTGAAGAGCAAGTCCTTCCAGGCCCCGCCTCTTGCCTGTCACACTCCTGATCGCAGCCGGAGAGAGACTATAAAGTTGTCTGACAGGtcaggagggagaaggggactTGTGCTGACTTGGGGAATAAAACATGAGAGAGAACCTTGTAACTGTGTCAACCAGAAGCATGGCGTTCACAGACTGCATGAAAACCACCGACCTCTCCACGGAGAAAAAGGGAATCAAGTAAGTTCATGTTGGATTGGTATTTAATCAGATGTGGCTGGTTAAGACATTATCCAGAATGATGTTACATTTCAGCCTTAATAAGTgaactctctgtttttttacAGGAGGAAAAACTGGAGAATGAGAATAAGATTCTTTTTGAAGATAAACTCTTCCCAGTCGAGGTCAAaactgaggaaaaacagagcatACAGGTGAGGCAGGAGGCCTTCTTTTCAGAGAATTATGTCTCATGttatttcattccaaaatgatgtgtgtgtgtgtgtgtgtgtgtgtgtgtgtgtgtgtttaaaaactaaaaacatcactcactgttacaaaatgattaaaagCATGCACGCTCTTATATAGAGTGTAACTCATAATATAAATGACATAATTAGCTATCTTTAGAGCTTTGCTTACAAATTAGTAACATTTGAGAGGATGCcatcatgtctatttttgttCCTATGGAGCTATGAACATTAATTCTAGtttccattttgggaaaaaaaagaaaaactgtttatttttaCCTTGCATTTCAAATGAATGGTTGCCTGTACTAGCGTTTCTAATGTGATTTTTCCTCTCCGCCCTCAGGCCAACTGCTGATGACGTGAACCAATGGGCGCAGTCGCTTGACAAACTACTCAGCCACAAATGTGAGCATCATTCACCGCACTATAGCCGCATGATTGCCTAAAATGGTCTCAAGGGTCACACAGTAACTGCTCTCTTTATGGCTGCCATAAAACGAAGGCTGTAATGGCTTTGCACTTGCATTACCTTACACGAAATGGTCCAACAGCAAGCGGATGCTGTTCCTGAGCTGGTGTCTTGCCTTGTCTTTAcacctcttctccctctctctttctcccacagaTGGAAAAGCCGCCTTTTGTATCTTCTTGAAGTCGGAGTTCTGCGAGGAGAACATTGAGTTTTGGACGGCCTGCGAGGATTTCAGGGCCATCGCGTCGCAGGCGGAGCTGGCCGCGAAGGCCAACAGCATCTATGAGGAGTTCATCAAAAGTGAAGCGCCCAAAGAGGTAATGGCGGACACTCACGCACATGTGAAATGCCATGAAATGTGAAAGGCCTCTAtgtgaatgctcaccttgggttatggcacaagggattgtatcatcatcatatcctgtgtattgataaatgcctTTACAACATCTATAGAGAATACATAGGACATACtgtagacaaaagcaaacaTATTGTACGTTTTTATGGGTTCCAAAGGCTCATGTTGGGTGTTTCTCTTTGGTCACAGATCAACCTGGATTTCCACACCAAGAACGCTATCGTCAAGAGTCTCAGCGAGCCCAGCGCCACTAGCTTTCTCGCAGCGCAGAAGAAAGTCTACAGTCTGATGGAGAATAACTCCTATCCCAGGTTTATCCACTCTGACCTCTACAAAGAACTGTGTGCGGCCGCCAAGGGAGAGGGCAAACACATTAAATCCTAGTCAAACCAGATAGCCACTCTGAAGTCATTTGTTTACCACTGCGACTGTGCGAATAGACAACCGATGATGTTCGTTCCACGCGCCGGCTTGGGATAATAGACCCAGATGCAAATCCCGAGCATAAACATTAACAGTTAAGTGGGGAAAATGCAAAACCGAGGCCGTTCCAGACGTTCGGGGTGTCTGTTCCGTCCCGCCGGAGTTGGGATGATTAGGCCGGATGCTATATTGTGCTGAAGAGAGTACACAAGGCATTTCGAGCAGATGGGATTAAGGTCACGTTTTCTTCATCGGGTCACtatctgcacttttttttttactgtattataATCATTTCACATTCTGAGTAATGATGCAGTCCAAGTAAATGCTGTTATTGTGGTGGTACTACATTATGCACTATGTACAAAAGTCTGCGGAATGCACATTAACTGTGAATATATGTGAATACACTTTACACttaatactgtatgttttgtgtgtactTGCACTAGCGCTGCACATATCACATATCTCAGAGTTAACACATAAAGAAGACTTCCTATGTGGTTCCTGTTTTCATTGGCGTGATGTGCTGGATTGGCAACAGTTTACACAAATAGTGCAATTGGGATGTTCCACTGAAGACTGTATTTTGTCTAAAATTGCACaacattctgtattgtaaataatgtaatgttACATGATGTATTGAATGTGACTTTGTTGGGGGCAGCTGGACTGTCAACAAATAAAATTTATACTTCAATGCTAAACTGTCTCATT
Coding sequences:
- the rgs2 gene encoding regulator of G-protein signaling 2; translation: MRENLVTVSTRSMAFTDCMKTTDLSTEKKGIKRKNWRMRIRFFLKINSSQSRSKLRKNRAYRPTADDVNQWAQSLDKLLSHKYGKAAFCIFLKSEFCEENIEFWTACEDFRAIASQAELAAKANSIYEEFIKSEAPKEINLDFHTKNAIVKSLSEPSATSFLAAQKKVYSLMENNSYPRFIHSDLYKELCAAAKGEGKHIKS